A stretch of Lathyrus oleraceus cultivar Zhongwan6 chromosome 6, CAAS_Psat_ZW6_1.0, whole genome shotgun sequence DNA encodes these proteins:
- the LOC127096072 gene encoding ubiquitin-conjugating enzyme E2 27 produces the protein MTSNPQISTLLEEISRVCFMITARQVSRSSNVKRKIEGGVFQIEITIPAGYPFEPPKMKFTTKVWHPNISSQSGAICLDILKDQWSPALTLKTALLSVQALLSAPQPDDPQDAVVAQQYLKDYQTFVNTARYWTESLAKTSSRGIKEEVQKQIDA, from the exons ATGAcgtctaatccccaaatcagcacactgctcgaggagatatcaAGAGTCTGTTTCATGATTACTGCTAGACAGGTGTCTAGAAGTTCCAATGTCAAACGCAAGAT CGAAGGCGGCGTTTTTCAGATTGAAATCACAATACCCG CTGGATACCCATTTGAACCCCCGAAGATGAAGTTTACAACCAAAGTCTG GCACCCAAACATCAGCAGCCAAAGTGGGGCTATTTGCCTGGACATCTTGAAAGATCAGTGGAGCCCAGCGCTGACTCTGAAGACTGCACTGCTTTCTGTGCAAGCACTTCTTTCTGCTCCTCAGCCTGATGATCCTCAAGATGCTGTTGTGGCACAGCAG TACCTCAAAGACTATCAGACATTTGTCAATACTGCTCGCTACTGGACAGAAAGTCTTGCCAAGACATCATCTCGTGGA atcaaagaggaagttcagaagcaaattgatgcg